In the Streptomyces sp. SJL17-4 genome, GTCCGGGGTCTTGCCGGAGAAGTACGAGGTCAGCTGTACGCGGTCGTAGGCGGGGCGCGGCTCCTCGCAGAGGACGACGATCCTGGCCCGCTCGGTGACACCGCGGTCGGCGAGCGACTCCAGGAACCGCTGGCCGACCATTCCGTGGCCGACCAGGACGATGGTGGGGGTGGTCATGAGGAGCCTCCGTCGTGGGTGAGCAGGTGGAGCAGGGGGGCCTCGTCGGGGAGGGCTTCGTCGCCCTCCCAGGCCCGGGCGAGCGTGCCGACGGCGGCCAGGTCGCCGAGGAGGACGCCGCCGACGAGGCGGTCACCGCGGACGACGACCTTGCGGTAGGCGCGGCGGGTGGCGTCGGTGAGCTGGACGACGTCGTCGCCGGGTCGAGCGGTGGTTTCGCCGAAGGCGGCGAGGTCGAGGGGGGTGGCGCCGCCGAGTGTGAGGCGGGTGAGGGCGCGGGTCCCCGTGTACCCGGTTGTGGGCGCGTGTTCCGCGGGGGCGGTGCCCACCCCCGTTGTGGCCGTGTGCTCCGCGGGGGCGGCGTCCACCCCCGTTGTGGGCATACGTCCCGCCCTGAGGGACGATTGCCCACACGGAGTCGTGGACGTCTCGGAAAGCAGGACCTCCGTCAGGGCGTCCGCCTGTTCCAGGGCCGGGCCCGCCAGGCCGTAGACCCTGCCCCCGTGTTCCGCGCAGTCGCCGATCGCGTGGATGTACGGGTCCGACGTGCGCAGCGCGTCGTCGACCACGATGCCCGTCGCCACCGCGAGCCCCGCCTCCCTCGCCAGGGCCACCCTCGGGCGGACCCCGCACGCCAGGACCACGACCTGTGCGTCGAGGACGAAGCCGTCGGCCAGTTCGACCGCCGTGACCTCGCCGTCCCGCTGCCGCAGGCCGCTCACCCGGCACTCGGTGTGCACCTCGACCCCGAGGGACTCGACGTGCTCGCGCAGCAGGTCCGAGGCCGACGCGTCCAGTTGGCGTTCCATCAGGCGCTCGCCCTGCTGGGTGAGCATCACCTCCGCGCCCAGCGCCGCCAGCGCCCGAGCCGCCGAGACTCCGAGGAGTCCGCCGCCGATGACCACCGCCCGCGTCCCGGGCCGTACCCGGTCGCGCAGCGCCAGACAGTCGTCGAGCGTACGGAAGGCGTGGACGCCCTCCGGCAGCTCCGCCCCGCCCCGGCCGCGCAGTCCGCGCAGCGGAGGGAGCACCGGGTTGGAGCCCGTGGCCAGGACCAGGCGGTCGTAGCCGACGAGCGAACCGTCCGCGCACTCCACCGTCCGCGCCGCCCGGTCGATCCGCACCGCCCGCACCCCGAGCCGTACCGGCTCGCGGGTCCCGGGCAGGGCGATCACCTCGGGGGCGTACCGCCCGGCGAGGACGTCGGCGAGCAGCACCCTGTTGTACGGGGCGTGCGGCTCCTCGCCGAGGAGGGTGACG is a window encoding:
- a CDS encoding FAD-dependent oxidoreductase; this encodes MSTRIVVVGGGTAGARLAQRLPVTLLGEEPHAPYNRVLLADVLAGRYAPEVIALPGTREPVRLGVRAVRIDRAARTVECADGSLVGYDRLVLATGSNPVLPPLRGLRGRGGAELPEGVHAFRTLDDCLALRDRVRPGTRAVVIGGGLLGVSAARALAALGAEVMLTQQGERLMERQLDASASDLLREHVESLGVEVHTECRVSGLRQRDGEVTAVELADGFVLDAQVVVLACGVRPRVALAREAGLAVATGIVVDDALRTSDPYIHAIGDCAEHGGRVYGLAGPALEQADALTEVLLSETSTTPCGQSSLRAGRMPTTGVDAAPAEHTATTGVGTAPAEHAPTTGYTGTRALTRLTLGGATPLDLAAFGETTARPGDDVVQLTDATRRAYRKVVVRGDRLVGGVLLGDLAAVGTLARAWEGDEALPDEAPLLHLLTHDGGSS